A genome region from Arachis duranensis cultivar V14167 chromosome 8, aradu.V14167.gnm2.J7QH, whole genome shotgun sequence includes the following:
- the LOC107462051 gene encoding uncharacterized protein LOC107462051 isoform X1, with the protein MSRPMLLVFLLLILIITSQFEWKQQLVADVDSNTALSQKQHQITKGEETVKEKIILVQEKNIRRLNELVRHLQEQLQQCRGSNGTTNGTASPLAERILELERQQILED; encoded by the exons ATGTCGAGGCCCATGTTGCTTGTTTTTCTGCTGCTTATACTCATAATCACTTCGCAGTTCGAGTGGAAGCAACAGCTAGTGGCCGATGTTGACTCAAATACCGCTCTATCTCAAAAGCAGCATCAGATTACAAAGGGTGAAGAAACTGTGAAGGAGAAg ATCATTTTAGTACAAGAAAAGAATATACGAAGACTGAACGAGCTTGTGCGGCATCTCCAGGAACAACTGCAGCAGTGTAGAGGAAGCAATGGAACTACAAATGGCACTGCAAGCCCTCTAGCAGAGCGGATTCTGGAGCTCGAGCGACAACAGATTTTAGAGGATTAA
- the LOC107462051 gene encoding uncharacterized protein LOC107462051 isoform X2: MNFGFSRSHQSFEWKQQLVADVDSNTALSQKQHQITKGEETVKEKIILVQEKNIRRLNELVRHLQEQLQQCRGSNGTTNGTASPLAERILELERQQILED, from the exons ATGAATTTCGGGTTTTCTCGCTCACATCAATCT TTCGAGTGGAAGCAACAGCTAGTGGCCGATGTTGACTCAAATACCGCTCTATCTCAAAAGCAGCATCAGATTACAAAGGGTGAAGAAACTGTGAAGGAGAAg ATCATTTTAGTACAAGAAAAGAATATACGAAGACTGAACGAGCTTGTGCGGCATCTCCAGGAACAACTGCAGCAGTGTAGAGGAAGCAATGGAACTACAAATGGCACTGCAAGCCCTCTAGCAGAGCGGATTCTGGAGCTCGAGCGACAACAGATTTTAGAGGATTAA